From one Comamonas piscis genomic stretch:
- the fdhE gene encoding formate dehydrogenase accessory protein FdhE, with the protein MQRILQPGEIESLDHTSFPRVLLPNTSSLFLDRAQRIRQLADGNPIADYLLFIAKLVEAQHKAAQGLQVAAPDAAAIAQAQQFSSPLLPAADHLDPAWHQVLDGMLGQLASADGLPEALQPLIAELQRCNNDDRNALAKRLLTKELAARDVGLAPFVMAALQVVFATRASQLRLADIPFTNPATICPVCATEPVAGVVRIGGKMAGHRYLHCGCCATEWHMVRIKCSHCESTKGVRYQGLEGGKDVVLAETCTECGSYRKMVNQEKDPLAEPLADDLASLMLDLLMSEQTSFARASGNPLLFVAVAEPQAADADGSVPDLH; encoded by the coding sequence ATGCAACGCATTCTTCAACCCGGTGAAATCGAGTCGCTCGACCACACTAGTTTCCCGCGCGTGCTGCTGCCCAATACCAGCAGTCTGTTCCTCGACCGTGCCCAGCGCATCCGCCAACTGGCCGATGGCAACCCGATTGCGGACTACCTGCTGTTTATCGCCAAGCTGGTGGAAGCCCAGCACAAAGCGGCTCAGGGCCTGCAAGTTGCCGCACCGGATGCAGCGGCCATTGCCCAGGCCCAGCAGTTCTCGTCGCCCTTGCTGCCAGCGGCCGACCACCTGGACCCCGCCTGGCACCAGGTGCTGGACGGCATGCTGGGCCAGTTGGCCAGTGCCGATGGCCTGCCCGAAGCACTGCAGCCCTTGATTGCCGAGCTGCAACGCTGCAACAACGACGACCGCAATGCACTGGCCAAGCGCCTGCTCACCAAGGAGCTGGCCGCGCGCGATGTGGGCCTGGCGCCTTTTGTGATGGCGGCCTTGCAAGTGGTGTTTGCCACCCGCGCCAGCCAACTGCGCCTGGCCGACATCCCCTTTACCAACCCGGCCACCATCTGCCCGGTCTGCGCCACCGAGCCGGTCGCGGGCGTGGTGCGCATCGGCGGCAAGATGGCCGGCCACCGCTATCTGCACTGCGGCTGCTGCGCCACCGAATGGCATATGGTGCGCATCAAGTGCAGCCACTGCGAATCGACCAAGGGCGTGCGCTACCAGGGCCTGGAGGGCGGCAAGGATGTCGTGCTGGCAGAGACCTGTACCGAGTGCGGCAGCTACCGCAAAATGGTCAACCAGGAAAAAGACCCGCTGGCCGAGCCGCTGGCCGATGACCTGGCCAGCCTGATGCTGGACCTGCTGATGAGCGAGCAGACGTCCTTCGCGCGTGCCAGTGGCAACCCGCTGCTGTTTGTGGCTGTCGCTGAGCCGCAAGCGGCGGATGCCGATGGCAGCGTGCCCGATCTGCACTGA
- a CDS encoding SAM-dependent methyltransferase, giving the protein MFGKLAEQLLARNLAPLVVTGMLEVVFPSGKSQRFGAGTSPTASIRFSDTRAIWAILRDPDLNFGEMFMQGRLVVEQGSIYDVLELLLRHAKNVPVSATVRTLDAWRMRLKPLLQHNLRRKARANVAHHYDLDDQLYDLFLDGERQYSCAYFEQGDEPLEVAQLAKMRHLAAKLLVEPGQQVLDIGCGWGGLSRYLAEVADAGQVTGITLSVEQLEVARQRATLSDKAAQLDYRLEDYRDTQGPFDRIVSVGMFEHVGTAFHDAFFQQCRSLLREDGVMLLHFIGNSDVPDFNNPWIERYIFPGGHIPSMSEFMPALERSGLVVTDVEVLRLHYALTLRHWRERFMAKRAQAMELYDERFCRMWEFYLSMSETAFRYQDIAVFQVQMARKQEAVPLTRDYISARKAALAERERQRSPHR; this is encoded by the coding sequence ATGTTTGGGAAACTGGCAGAGCAGCTGTTGGCGCGCAATTTGGCGCCTCTTGTCGTGACGGGCATGCTGGAGGTAGTCTTCCCCTCCGGCAAAAGTCAGCGCTTTGGCGCAGGGACCTCGCCCACGGCCAGCATCCGCTTCAGCGACACGCGGGCGATCTGGGCCATTCTGCGGGATCCGGATCTGAACTTTGGCGAGATGTTCATGCAGGGACGCCTGGTGGTGGAGCAAGGCAGCATCTATGACGTGCTGGAACTGCTGCTCCGCCATGCCAAGAACGTGCCGGTATCGGCGACAGTGCGTACGTTGGATGCTTGGCGCATGCGGCTCAAGCCCTTGCTGCAGCACAACCTGCGTCGCAAGGCCCGCGCCAATGTGGCCCACCATTACGACCTCGATGACCAGCTCTACGACCTCTTTCTGGATGGCGAACGCCAGTACTCCTGCGCCTACTTTGAACAAGGCGATGAGCCGCTGGAGGTGGCCCAGCTGGCCAAGATGCGGCATCTCGCCGCCAAGCTGCTGGTCGAGCCGGGTCAGCAGGTGCTCGACATTGGCTGCGGCTGGGGCGGGCTCTCGCGCTACCTGGCCGAAGTGGCGGACGCGGGGCAGGTGACGGGTATCACGCTATCCGTGGAGCAACTGGAGGTCGCGCGCCAACGTGCAACGCTGTCAGACAAGGCAGCCCAGTTGGACTACCGGCTGGAAGACTACCGCGACACCCAGGGGCCTTTTGACCGTATCGTGTCAGTGGGGATGTTCGAGCATGTCGGCACCGCGTTCCATGATGCCTTCTTCCAGCAATGCCGCTCGCTGCTGCGCGAGGACGGGGTCATGCTCCTGCACTTCATCGGCAACAGCGATGTGCCGGATTTCAACAACCCCTGGATTGAGCGCTATATCTTCCCCGGCGGGCACATTCCGTCGATGTCCGAGTTCATGCCCGCGCTGGAGCGCTCCGGCCTGGTAGTCACCGATGTCGAGGTGCTCCGCCTGCACTATGCGCTTACCCTGCGGCACTGGCGTGAGCGCTTCATGGCCAAACGCGCGCAAGCTATGGAACTGTACGACGAACGATTTTGCAGGATGTGGGAGTTCTACCTGTCGATGTCCGAGACCGCCTTCCGCTACCAGGACATTGCCGTCTTTCAGGTGCAGATGGCCCGCAAGCAAGAGGCGGTGCCGTTGACCCGTGACTACATCAGCGCCCGCAAGGCCGCCTTGGCCGAGCGAGAGCGGCAGCGCTCGCCACACCGGTAA
- a CDS encoding acyltransferase family protein, whose translation MIQQIQLLRLMAALWVVVFHGALLGMFSEVSPWLASVIQFAYAGVDVFFVISGIIMAHSTKNIGYGPRTAATFLLARLSRIYTGWWPAMLLYVIYLKVTHQLGPHIQLQASFFLYFSDLAGLVSIAIWSLMFELYFYLLLSLGLLLPKWNRERALKILFAALVVLNLYLLGGRSAADGGREQNWIQLFYIAPLVAEFFMGYFLYQYLQKQSAASWKPWGLLAATWIALIVYSMPHFEDYPYGLANFHYWPERAVLIGGAALAIVGMALKLPSPKSRFLRMLAQWGDYSYAIYLLHILAFSLMLTLLPWNSLNGQLHLVIALGVILALLPVSAAYYHWVERPAYRFCRQRINRWLNPLVPDGSGLLPIYKNQQPR comes from the coding sequence ATGATCCAGCAAATACAGTTACTCCGCTTGATGGCGGCGCTATGGGTGGTGGTTTTTCATGGCGCGTTGCTGGGGATGTTTTCGGAGGTTAGCCCCTGGCTGGCTTCTGTCATCCAGTTTGCCTATGCCGGGGTGGATGTTTTCTTCGTTATCAGCGGCATCATCATGGCGCATTCCACCAAAAATATAGGCTATGGGCCACGCACTGCAGCGACATTTCTGCTGGCTCGACTGTCCAGAATCTATACCGGCTGGTGGCCGGCCATGCTGCTCTATGTCATCTACTTAAAAGTAACGCATCAACTCGGCCCCCACATCCAGCTGCAGGCATCATTTTTTCTCTACTTTTCGGATCTTGCAGGCCTTGTCAGCATTGCGATCTGGTCATTGATGTTTGAGCTGTATTTTTACCTGCTCTTATCACTGGGCTTGCTGCTGCCGAAATGGAATCGTGAGCGCGCTCTTAAAATTCTTTTTGCTGCACTGGTTGTGCTCAATCTCTATCTGTTGGGGGGGCGCTCTGCTGCAGATGGAGGCAGGGAGCAAAACTGGATTCAGCTCTTTTATATAGCCCCGCTGGTCGCCGAGTTTTTTATGGGCTACTTTCTATACCAGTATCTTCAAAAACAGTCGGCGGCGTCATGGAAACCATGGGGGCTGCTGGCGGCCACATGGATTGCGCTCATTGTCTATTCCATGCCCCATTTTGAAGATTATCCTTATGGTTTGGCGAATTTTCATTACTGGCCAGAACGCGCGGTGTTGATTGGCGGCGCCGCCTTGGCAATTGTCGGCATGGCCTTGAAGCTTCCTTCTCCGAAGAGCAGGTTCTTGCGCATGTTGGCGCAGTGGGGCGACTACTCTTACGCTATTTATTTGCTGCACATTCTGGCGTTCAGCCTGATGCTGACGCTATTGCCATGGAATAGTTTGAATGGCCAACTCCATCTGGTGATTGCCCTTGGCGTCATCCTGGCCTTGCTGCCAGTCTCGGCCGCCTACTACCACTGGGTCGAACGCCCAGCCTATCGATTCTGCCGCCAACGCATCAACCGCTGGCTGAACCCGCTGGTTCCTGATGGGTCTGGGCTGCTGCCGATCTACAAAAATCAACAGCCGCGATAA
- the selD gene encoding selenide, water dikinase SelD codes for MNAPTAPLPASPRLTSLSHGGGCGCKIAPGVLADLMSRSAVPKQFYAPLLVGTETADDAAVYQINDTQAIVATTDFFMPIVDDPYDFGRIAATNALSDIYAMGGTPLMALAIVGMPINVLPHDVIAKILEGGESVCRDAGIPLAGGHSIDSVEPIYGLVGIGIVNPAQLKRNRDAQAGDVLILGKAIGVGIQSAALKKGLLSDSDYASMVRTTTQLNRPGAALAQLADVHALTDVTGFGLLGHTLELARGAQLTAVIDSAALPLLPGVLALAQQGVVTGASGRNWDSYGSHVALDAQVPEAMRSLLTDPQTSGGLLVSCTPDAAGQVLDIFKSQGFADACVVGHMQAGEAQVVVS; via the coding sequence ATGAATGCCCCGACTGCCCCCCTTCCCGCTTCGCCGCGCCTGACCTCGCTGTCGCATGGTGGTGGCTGCGGCTGCAAGATTGCCCCTGGGGTGCTGGCCGATCTGATGAGCCGCAGTGCGGTGCCCAAGCAGTTTTATGCACCGCTCTTGGTGGGGACAGAGACGGCCGATGACGCGGCGGTCTACCAGATCAACGACACGCAGGCGATTGTTGCGACCACCGATTTCTTCATGCCCATCGTCGATGATCCCTATGACTTTGGCCGCATCGCCGCGACCAATGCGCTGTCGGATATCTATGCGATGGGCGGCACACCGCTGATGGCGCTGGCCATTGTCGGTATGCCGATCAATGTGCTGCCCCATGATGTCATCGCCAAGATTCTGGAAGGCGGCGAGTCTGTCTGTCGAGATGCCGGCATTCCGCTCGCCGGCGGCCACTCCATCGACTCGGTCGAGCCCATCTACGGCCTGGTTGGCATCGGCATCGTCAACCCGGCGCAGCTCAAGCGCAACCGCGATGCGCAGGCGGGCGATGTGCTGATCCTCGGCAAGGCCATCGGCGTTGGCATCCAGTCTGCCGCCTTGAAAAAAGGCCTGCTCAGCGACAGTGACTACGCCAGCATGGTGCGCACTACCACCCAGCTGAACCGGCCCGGTGCCGCGCTGGCGCAGCTGGCCGATGTGCATGCGCTGACGGATGTCACCGGCTTTGGCCTGCTGGGCCATACGCTGGAGCTGGCGCGCGGCGCGCAGCTGACGGCCGTGATCGACAGCGCCGCGCTGCCGCTGCTGCCCGGCGTGCTGGCGCTGGCCCAGCAAGGCGTGGTGACCGGCGCATCGGGTCGCAATTGGGATTCGTATGGCAGCCACGTGGCGCTGGATGCGCAAGTGCCCGAAGCCATGCGCAGCCTGCTGACCGATCCGCAAACCTCGGGTGGCCTGCTGGTGTCCTGCACCCCCGATGCGGCTGGCCAGGTGCTCGATATCTTCAAAAGCCAAGGCTTTGCCGATGCCTGCGTGGTCGGCCATATGCAGGCGGGCGAGGCCCAGGTGGTGGTGTCCTAA
- the selA gene encoding L-seryl-tRNA(Sec) selenium transferase: MNAPSHLPSVDKLLQHPRTAALLDSYGKTQCTQAIRAALADARSRWLAEAGSSPDSADALLDAAEHQLQQLFAPRLKAVYNLTGTVLHTNLGRALLPQEAIDAVVQALATPSNLEYDLADGGRGDRDDLVEDLVCRLTGAEAATIVNNNAAAVLLVLSTLARDKEVVVSRGELVEIGGAFRIPDVMTRAGARLVEVGTTNRTHEKDYEAALGEHSAALMKVHCSNYAISGFTKSVPEADVARIAHARQLPLIVDLGSGTLIDMRDWGLPYEVTVRETVEAGADIVTFSGDKLLGGPQAGIIVGSKALIAQIKKNPLKRALRVGKLTLAALEPTLRLYLHPEKLAERLTTLRLFTRPAAAMQQQAMLLQEPLQNLLGADYVVDHAAMTSQIGSGALPVESLPSHGLVVRPSERKRAGRLLQQLEAALRQLPRPVIGRLRDDALWLDLRCLEAADQPAFAANLQQLALGSSGKDGPA, encoded by the coding sequence ATGAACGCACCGTCCCACCTGCCCTCTGTTGACAAGCTGCTGCAGCACCCGCGCACCGCTGCGCTGTTGGACAGCTATGGCAAGACCCAGTGCACACAAGCCATCCGCGCAGCACTGGCGGATGCCCGCAGCCGCTGGCTGGCAGAGGCGGGCAGCAGTCCTGACAGTGCCGATGCCCTGCTGGATGCTGCCGAGCACCAGCTACAACAGCTTTTTGCGCCGCGTCTCAAAGCCGTCTACAACCTGACCGGCACGGTGCTGCACACCAACCTGGGCCGGGCGCTCTTGCCGCAAGAGGCCATCGATGCGGTGGTGCAGGCCCTGGCGACGCCCAGTAACCTGGAATACGACCTGGCCGACGGCGGCCGCGGTGACCGCGATGACCTGGTCGAAGACCTCGTCTGCCGCCTGACCGGCGCAGAAGCGGCCACCATCGTCAACAACAATGCAGCCGCCGTGCTGCTGGTGCTGTCCACCTTGGCGCGCGACAAGGAGGTGGTGGTCTCGCGCGGCGAGCTGGTCGAGATTGGCGGCGCCTTCCGCATCCCCGATGTGATGACCCGCGCGGGCGCCCGCCTGGTAGAAGTGGGCACCACCAACCGCACCCATGAGAAGGACTACGAAGCCGCACTGGGCGAGCACAGCGCGGCGCTGATGAAGGTGCATTGCAGCAACTACGCGATCAGCGGCTTTACCAAGTCGGTGCCTGAGGCCGATGTGGCGCGCATCGCCCATGCGCGCCAGTTGCCCTTGATCGTGGACCTGGGCAGCGGCACCCTGATCGACATGCGCGACTGGGGCCTGCCGTATGAGGTCACCGTGCGCGAGACGGTCGAGGCCGGCGCCGATATCGTTACCTTCAGCGGTGACAAGCTGCTGGGCGGCCCGCAGGCCGGCATCATCGTCGGCAGCAAGGCCCTGATCGCCCAGATCAAGAAAAACCCGCTCAAGCGCGCACTGCGTGTGGGCAAGCTCACCCTGGCCGCGCTGGAACCCACCTTGCGCCTCTACCTGCATCCGGAAAAACTGGCAGAGCGCCTGACCACCTTGCGCCTGTTCACCCGCCCCGCTGCCGCCATGCAGCAGCAGGCGATGCTGCTGCAAGAGCCGTTGCAAAACTTGCTGGGCGCCGACTATGTGGTGGACCATGCAGCGATGACCAGCCAGATTGGCAGCGGCGCGCTGCCCGTCGAGAGCCTGCCGAGCCACGGCCTCGTCGTGCGCCCCAGTGAGCGCAAACGCGCCGGCCGCCTGCTGCAGCAACTGGAAGCCGCACTGCGCCAGCTGCCGCGCCCGGTGATCGGCCGGCTGCGCGACGATGCGCTGTGGCTGGACTTGCGCTGCCTCGAAGCCGCTGACCAGCCCGCCTTTGCTGCCAACCTGCAGCAGCTGGCGCTGGGCAGCAGCGGCAAGGACGGCCCGGCATGA
- the selB gene encoding selenocysteine-specific translation elongation factor: MIIGTAGHIDHGKTTLVRALTGVETDRLKEEKARGISIELGYAYTRLANGDVLGIIDVPGHEKFVHTMAAGAVGIDHALLVVAADDGVMPQTLEHLEILQLLGIRHGSIALTKVDRVPRARIDEVRDEITAILARSNLADAPIFETAAALPDDPGVWALRQHLHQQAQAMPQRAHGGLFRLAVDRVFSLPGQGTVVTGTVFNGQVAVGDSLVHSASDEPVRVRSIHAQNQASERGLAGQRCALNLAGIAKEAITRGDWIMDARLRQTTQRIDVRLHLLANAPPLAQWAAVHLHLGTMRCTGHIALLQDGDLAPGTEALAQLVLDAPALVLPGDRVIVRNAQANRTIAGAMVLDPYAPARKRRSESRMAYLAALAHWIDTADTGPLLAEAPLGLARSQLVRLTGTATPAIATHSTSLPLPDGDALLVDIAAWQTLQDQLLQALQRFHEVAPDEPGINAARLRRMALPALQHGPHDALYYGLLDALIAAGQIASSGAWLHLPGHTVQLSEAEQALAQRLLPAITAGRFDPPWVRDLARDHGAGEELVRQLLKKLSRQGLVFQVVKDLFYAAPCMDALAALTAELAQQAERGEVQAHAFRDATALGRKRAIQILEFFDRVGYTRRVRDTHVLRPGVRWQAGSTS, encoded by the coding sequence ATGATCATCGGCACCGCAGGCCATATCGACCATGGCAAGACCACCTTGGTGCGTGCCCTCACCGGTGTGGAAACCGACCGCCTGAAAGAAGAAAAAGCGCGCGGTATCTCCATCGAACTGGGCTACGCCTATACGCGCCTGGCCAATGGCGATGTGCTGGGCATCATCGATGTGCCCGGCCACGAGAAATTTGTGCACACCATGGCCGCTGGGGCCGTCGGCATCGACCATGCCTTGCTGGTGGTGGCCGCCGATGACGGCGTGATGCCCCAGACCTTGGAGCATCTGGAAATTTTGCAGCTGCTGGGCATCCGCCACGGCAGCATCGCGCTCACCAAGGTGGACCGCGTGCCCCGTGCCCGCATCGATGAAGTGCGCGACGAGATCACCGCCATTCTGGCGCGCAGCAACCTGGCCGATGCCCCTATTTTTGAGACCGCAGCCGCGCTGCCTGATGACCCGGGCGTCTGGGCCCTGCGCCAGCATCTGCACCAGCAGGCCCAGGCCATGCCCCAGCGCGCCCATGGCGGGCTGTTCCGCCTAGCGGTGGACCGGGTCTTCAGCCTGCCCGGCCAAGGCACGGTGGTCACCGGCACCGTCTTCAATGGCCAGGTAGCAGTGGGCGACAGCCTTGTGCATTCCGCCAGCGACGAGCCCGTACGCGTGCGCAGCATCCATGCGCAAAACCAGGCCAGCGAGCGGGGCCTGGCCGGCCAGCGCTGCGCGCTGAACTTGGCCGGCATTGCCAAGGAAGCCATCACGCGCGGCGACTGGATCATGGACGCACGCCTGCGCCAGACCACCCAGCGCATCGATGTGCGCCTGCACCTGCTGGCCAATGCGCCGCCACTGGCGCAATGGGCCGCCGTACACCTGCACCTGGGCACCATGCGCTGCACCGGCCATATCGCCTTGCTGCAAGATGGCGACCTGGCCCCAGGCACCGAAGCGCTGGCCCAGCTGGTGCTGGATGCACCCGCCCTGGTGCTGCCCGGTGACCGCGTCATCGTGCGCAATGCCCAGGCCAACCGCACCATTGCTGGTGCCATGGTGCTCGACCCCTATGCCCCCGCCCGCAAGCGCCGCAGCGAAAGCCGCATGGCCTACCTGGCCGCCCTGGCGCACTGGATTGACACGGCCGACACCGGCCCGCTGCTGGCCGAGGCACCGCTGGGCCTGGCGCGCTCGCAGTTGGTACGGCTGACCGGCACGGCCACGCCTGCCATCGCCACGCACAGCACCAGCCTGCCGCTGCCCGATGGCGACGCCTTACTGGTGGATATCGCTGCCTGGCAAACGCTGCAAGACCAGTTGCTGCAAGCCCTGCAACGCTTTCACGAAGTGGCCCCAGACGAGCCCGGCATCAACGCAGCCCGGCTGCGCCGCATGGCCCTGCCTGCGCTGCAGCATGGCCCCCACGATGCCCTCTACTACGGCCTGCTCGATGCGCTGATCGCCGCCGGCCAGATCGCCAGCAGCGGCGCCTGGCTGCACCTGCCCGGCCACACGGTGCAACTGAGCGAGGCCGAACAAGCCCTGGCCCAGCGGCTGCTGCCGGCCATCACCGCAGGGCGCTTTGACCCGCCCTGGGTGCGCGACCTGGCCCGCGACCATGGCGCCGGGGAGGAGCTGGTGCGCCAGCTGCTCAAAAAGCTGTCCCGTCAGGGCTTGGTGTTCCAGGTGGTCAAGGACTTGTTCTATGCCGCGCCCTGCATGGATGCGCTGGCGGCACTCACCGCAGAGCTTGCGCAACAGGCCGAGCGCGGCGAAGTGCAGGCCCATGCCTTCCGCGATGCCACCGCTTTGGGCCGCAAGCGCGCCATCCAGATCCTGGAGTTCTTCGACCGCGTGGGCTACACCCGCCGCGTGCGCGATACGCATGTGCTGCGTCCGGGTGTCCGTTGGCAGGCAGGTAGCACCTCGTAA
- a CDS encoding acyltransferase family protein translates to MRENNFDLLRLMAALGVFWAHGSLFYDLQITPFFNNTYSAGSLSVYVFFFISGYLNVQSWRRTAQCTAFGIKRALRIFPGLLAAAFVSVFVIGGLMTTLDLKSFLASGQTWGLFVNYGSGLATLNHLPGVFANNPIQNAVNGSLWTIKYEVMMYILLALFGVTLGLSRRVLITIVALSAAAFLLVKVPALDEGAISWRDFWQFAAMFFAGAAFNYIPAHRRLWLIVPMLLGFAIACTGTNLAVVQGGVFLCLPSAIFLLAHWKPLTRIRLRHDLSYGIYIYAFPVQQALTEISLRHGISKPIYMVVALVIVLMLALASWVLIERPAIAWSRALVKPRRRPSHSYVEP, encoded by the coding sequence ATGCGAGAGAATAATTTCGATCTGCTTCGACTCATGGCGGCCTTAGGCGTGTTCTGGGCCCATGGTTCTCTCTTCTATGATCTGCAGATCACCCCGTTTTTCAACAATACCTACAGCGCTGGCTCGCTGTCGGTGTACGTCTTTTTCTTTATCAGTGGCTATCTCAATGTGCAGAGCTGGCGTCGAACGGCGCAATGCACAGCGTTTGGCATCAAGCGGGCGCTGAGGATTTTCCCCGGGCTGCTGGCGGCGGCCTTTGTCTCGGTGTTTGTCATTGGTGGACTGATGACGACGCTGGACCTGAAAAGCTTTCTGGCTTCGGGGCAGACCTGGGGGCTGTTTGTCAACTATGGCAGCGGCCTTGCAACACTCAACCACCTGCCGGGAGTGTTCGCCAACAATCCTATTCAAAACGCGGTCAATGGCTCCTTGTGGACCATCAAGTACGAAGTGATGATGTATATCCTGCTGGCCCTTTTTGGCGTCACGCTTGGGCTTTCCCGCCGGGTTCTCATCACCATCGTGGCGCTGTCGGCCGCGGCTTTTCTGTTGGTCAAGGTTCCTGCATTGGATGAGGGAGCCATCAGCTGGCGAGATTTCTGGCAATTCGCCGCCATGTTCTTTGCGGGGGCTGCTTTTAACTACATTCCCGCCCATCGCAGGTTATGGCTGATCGTGCCCATGCTGTTGGGCTTCGCGATTGCTTGCACCGGTACCAACCTGGCGGTCGTTCAGGGCGGGGTTTTTCTCTGTTTGCCCAGTGCCATTTTTCTGCTGGCCCATTGGAAGCCCCTGACCCGTATCCGGCTGCGCCATGATTTGTCTTATGGCATCTACATCTATGCATTTCCGGTGCAGCAGGCCCTCACCGAGATCAGCCTGAGACATGGGATTTCCAAGCCTATATATATGGTCGTGGCGCTGGTCATCGTGTTGATGCTGGCGCTGGCATCCTGGGTCCTGATCGAGCGCCCGGCCATCGCATGGTCCCGCGCTCTGGTGAAGCCTAGGCGTCGGCCCTCGCATTCCTATGTAGAACCCTGA
- the ffh gene encoding signal recognition particle protein, translating into MASALTDKLSRLVKEMRGQARITESNVQDMLREVRMALLEADVALPVVRDFIARVKEKALGQEVLGSLKPGQTLVSIVNKELAATMGEGVADINLQAQPPAVILMAGLQGAGKTTTTAKLAKHLIERRKKKVLTVSGDVYRPAAIEQLKTVTQQAGAEWFPSTPDQKPLDIANAALDYAKRHYFDVLLVDTAGRLAIDEVLMTEIQQLHSALKPVETLFVVDAMQGQDAINTAKAFKEALPLTGIVLTKLDGDSRGGAALSVRQITGAPIKFAGVSEKLDGLEVFDAERHAQRVLGMGDIVALVEQVSKGVDMEAAQKMAEKIKSGDGFDLNDFLGQLQQMKQMGGLSTLMDKLPSELAGKAGKVDMDKAEREVRRKEGIICSMTPYERAKPEFIKATRKKRIAAGAGVQVQEVNRLLNEFGQMQQMMKKMKGGGLMKMMKKMGGMKGMMGGGMPKLPF; encoded by the coding sequence ATGGCTTCCGCACTGACCGATAAACTCTCGCGCCTCGTCAAGGAAATGCGTGGCCAGGCCCGCATTACCGAATCCAACGTCCAGGACATGCTGCGCGAAGTGCGCATGGCCTTGCTGGAGGCGGATGTGGCCTTGCCGGTGGTGCGTGACTTCATTGCCCGCGTGAAGGAAAAAGCGCTGGGCCAGGAAGTGCTGGGCAGCCTCAAGCCAGGCCAGACCCTGGTGTCCATCGTCAACAAGGAACTCGCCGCTACGATGGGCGAAGGCGTGGCCGACATCAACCTGCAGGCCCAGCCGCCAGCGGTGATCCTGATGGCCGGTCTGCAAGGTGCCGGTAAGACGACCACCACGGCCAAGCTGGCCAAGCACCTGATCGAGCGCCGCAAGAAGAAGGTGCTGACCGTCTCGGGAGACGTCTACCGCCCCGCCGCTATCGAGCAGCTCAAGACGGTCACGCAGCAAGCAGGTGCCGAATGGTTCCCCAGCACGCCCGACCAAAAGCCGTTGGACATTGCCAACGCCGCGCTCGACTATGCCAAGCGGCACTATTTCGATGTGCTGCTGGTCGACACCGCTGGTCGCCTGGCCATCGACGAAGTGCTGATGACCGAAATCCAGCAACTGCACAGCGCCTTGAAGCCGGTTGAGACCTTGTTTGTCGTCGATGCCATGCAGGGCCAGGATGCGATCAACACCGCCAAGGCCTTCAAGGAAGCCTTGCCGCTGACCGGCATCGTGCTGACCAAGCTCGACGGCGACTCGCGCGGCGGTGCGGCGCTGTCGGTGCGCCAGATCACCGGCGCGCCGATCAAGTTTGCCGGTGTCTCGGAAAAGCTCGATGGCCTGGAAGTGTTCGACGCCGAACGCCATGCGCAGCGCGTGCTGGGCATGGGCGATATCGTCGCCCTGGTCGAGCAGGTGTCCAAAGGCGTGGACATGGAAGCGGCCCAGAAGATGGCCGAAAAGATCAAGTCCGGCGACGGCTTTGATTTGAACGACTTCCTGGGCCAGCTCCAGCAGATGAAGCAGATGGGCGGCCTGTCGACCTTGATGGACAAGCTGCCCTCCGAGCTCGCAGGCAAGGCCGGCAAGGTCGACATGGACAAGGCCGAGCGCGAGGTGCGCCGCAAGGAAGGCATCATCTGCTCGATGACCCCCTATGAACGCGCCAAGCCAGAATTCATCAAGGCCACGCGCAAAAAGCGTATTGCCGCAGGCGCTGGTGTGCAGGTGCAAGAGGTCAACCGCCTGCTCAACGAGTTTGGCCAGATGCAGCAGATGATGAAGAAGATGAAGGGCGGCGGCCTGATGAAGATGATGAAGAAGATGGGCGGCATGAAGGGCATGATGGGCGGCGGCATGCCCAAGCTGCCGTTCTAA